From Procambarus clarkii isolate CNS0578487 chromosome 49, FALCON_Pclarkii_2.0, whole genome shotgun sequence, a single genomic window includes:
- the LOC123763330 gene encoding uncharacterized protein, translating into MPQSLVPQSLQPQSLEPQSLEPQSLVPQSLVPQSLEPQSLVPQSLEPQSLVPQSLEPQSLEPQSLVPQSLVPQSLVPQSLVPQSLQPQSLEPQSLVPQSLVPQSLEPQSLEPQSLVPQSLVPQSLEPQSLVPQSLQPQSLEPQSLEPQSLVPQSLVPQSLVPQSLEQLFLSHGHLK; encoded by the coding sequence ATGCCTCAGTCCCTGGTGCCTCAGTCCCTACAGCCTCAGTCCCTGGAGCCTCAGTCCCTGGAGCCTCAGTCCCTGGTGCCTCAGTCCCTGGTGCCTCAGTCCCTGGAGCCTCAGTCCCTGGTGCCTCAGTCCCTGGAGCCTCAGTCCCTGGTGCCTCAGTCCCTGGAGCCTCAGTCCCTGGAGCCTCAGTCCCTGGTGCCTCAGTCCCTGGTGCCTCAATCCCTGGTGCCTCAGTCCCTGGTGCCTCAGTCCCTACAGCCTCAGTCCCTGGAGCCTCAGTCCCTGGTGCCTCAGTCCCTGGTGCCTCAGTCCCTGGAACCTCAGTCCCTGGAGCCTCAGTCCCTGGTGCCTCAGTCCCTGGTGCCTCAGTCCCTGGAGCCTCAGTCCCTGGTGCCTCAGTCCCTACAGCCTCAGTCCCTGGAGCCTCAGTCCCTGGAGCCTCAGTCCCTGGTGCCTCAGTCCCTGGTGCCTCAGTCCCTGGTGCCTCAGTCCCTAGAGCAGCTCTTTTTGTCTCATGGACACCTTAAGTAA
- the LOC123763211 gene encoding bestrophin-2: MTVHYTDKVASRGGFGSFWKLLLKWRGSVYKMVWQDMLLYIVLYYTLSLLYRFAFPSDLQRMFERLVIHCSRFRNLIPVSFVLGFFVSLVVNRWWGVYQTLPFPDNTAILTATHIPGQNAAAREARSTILRYVNLTIALTFTIISPVVKRKHPTLNSLVMAGFLTESEQEILETLKSKSSVHNAWAPILWACKTVDRAKRDGLVSDAGQRAITAEIITIRAKCGGLLGWHEYNVPLVYTQVVTIAVYSFFFFSVLGEQFLRTDQGYANHTIDLYIPIFALLQLFFYVGWIKVAEALLNPFGEDDNDFEFVPLLTRHVEMSRLLSEPSPSELPEKVRDIETEAPPVKINYANEDETQSNTSTD, encoded by the exons GTGGCGAGGCAGTGTGTACAAGATGGTGTGGCAGGATATGCTTCTCTACATCGTCCTCTACTACACCTTGTCTCTCCTCTACCGCTTCGCGTTCCCCAGCGACTTACAAAG AATGTTTGAGAGACTTGTGATCCACTGTTCCCGGTTCCGTAACCTGATCCCGGTGTCCTTTGTGCTGGGCTTCTTCGTGTCCCTTGTGGTAAACCGGTGGTGGGGTGTATACCAGACTCTACCCTTCCCCGACAACACTGCCATACTCACCGCTACACATATCCCAGGCCAG AATGCAGCAGCGAGGGAGGCAAGAAGCACCATACTTCGCTACGTCAACCTCACCAttgccctcaccttcaccatcatctCTCCAGTGGTGAAGAGAAAGCACCCAACACTCAACAGCCTGGTAATGGCCG GTTTCTTGACTGAGAGCGAGCAGGAGATCCTAGAGACGTTGAAGAGCAAGTCTAGCGTGCACAACGCGTGGGCGCCGATATTGTGGGCGTGCAAGACCGTTGACCGGGCCAAGAGAGACGGCCTGGTCAGTGATGCCGGCCAGAGAGCCATCACCGCAGAGATCATCACCATCAGGGCCAAGTGTGGGGGGCTCTTGGGCTGGCACGAGTACAATGTCCCCCTCGTCTATACTCAG GTTGTGACCATAGCGGTgtactccttcttcttcttctccgtgTTGGGGGAGCAGTTTCTGAGGACGGACCAAGGCTACGCCAACCACACCATAGATCTCTACATCCCGATCTTTGCCCTCCTTCAACTGTTTTTCTATGTTGGCTGGATAAAGGTCGCCGAAGCTCTCCTCAATCCTTTTGGCGAGGATGATAATGACTTCGAGTTCGTACCACTGCTTACCAGGCATGTTGAG ATGTCCCGTTTACTGTCGGAGCCGAGCCCTAGCGAACTGCCGGAGAAGGTACGAGACATTGAGACGGAGGCGCCGCCTGTCAAGATTAACTACGCCAATGAAGACGAAACTCAGTCTAACACTTCCACTGATTAG